One Acropora palmata chromosome 2, jaAcrPala1.3, whole genome shotgun sequence genomic window, ATGAGATACAATGCAATATTATTGCATAAActctaaaaaaaatcaatggcTGGTACTGTTACGTATACTTGTATAAACCAACAAATATGTGGTTCTCACTAacttaaattttgttaaatggTTTGCTTGCACCCACAGCCCGTGGATATTTCGGGGGTATAAAAGCTTAATAACTGATCAATTAAGCTTTTACATGGCGAACGAGCACCGCCGAATATACTTTACAAATATGATATCGAACTGCAACGTAGCTCACGTAAATGAACTTTACCtcaaaaatgatttgaacCAAATTGTACGACAAGAAATACAAAAGAGGTTGGATAATTGCGGGGTAAAACGTCTCAGATTGCGAGACTATTTGCAGAACTCAGTACtggcaacaagaaaaaatatccaATCGATCGATCGTTCTAAATCGCGCGCCACTGATCATGTGTATTCCGACGAGAcaattttctctctctctcactCCTCCCGCAGTTCAATTTGTTGTCTGGTTTAGCTTCATTGCAATGCATTAATTTACTGGTTACAACGTCATTACAAATTCATAAGTTACTAGGTTACAATAAACAAACTAGTTCTAAATGACAGCTAGCTATTAGCTATTATTAACATAGTTAGTACTAACTATGGCTAGAATAATTAACAAGCTATTCGGGTACCAGTTTTCAACCACGTAACAAAAATGAGCCCCGTCAGAAGTATGAGAACTATTTTTTCAgaccgaaaagaaaattagtcTCAATATTATTTAGTGCCACTACTTAAATGATGTCAATCAAAGTAAGTGTGTTGAAAATTTGCAACGGTCACAGCGAACTCTGGGAACTCACCAGAATGGCGAAATCAAAATGCAGAGTACTTTGTGAGCGCTCCCGAAGGTCACTCTCACATTTGATTTAAGAACACAGCGGGAACGTCTGggaacgtcacttgaaaataaacattgtgCACCTGTGCCTATTTGGCGATTATCCCACCTTGATCGCATTCTATAATGTTGGCACTGAGTACGCTACAACTGCTTTCGTGCGCGCGCcgttaaattgaaaaaagagaattaaagatttacggTTTTATTGCCACCAAAACCggaaatgtggtaatttcacgttgtcgttttgCAGACGACGGCACGGACTTTTTTATAACTGCGTTGCCCacttatttttcctcacttGCAGGTTCGTAACGAGGTATTTTTTTTCGCAACTGATCCCATATTTCAACTCAAAATGTTGATCCCTGATCCCAAAAACGATGAGAATTTTGATCCCTGAACCCATGTATTGTGATTCCAGATCCCGGGAATTCCTGATCCCGGCCCTTTTATGGCCTTTGATCCCCGATCCCATATACCTCGTTACGACCCTGTCACTTGACCCAGGCCCGTAGCAGGGGGAAATGGAGGGGGAGCTCGAGCCCCGCCAGaatttttcagatttgaattaaattccgcaacaaaagtggaattttgcttACTAAAATGGACAACTGTCAATGGAGGCTACAGTATTATCGATCATAGTAAGATTATGTActgttgttcttctgtgcaatttggaattgtgTGAAGGAACGAAATCGTCGTCGATCTGCCAAAATTAAACAACAGCCTTAAAATTTCTgctttttttatcaaaatagaAGCAAAATGGATCAAAATGCACCAGTGACAATCCCTgagcttggcctcctggacctCATTGGTTTCCTAGGAGGTCCGCCAGTGTAAAATATACTTCTGTACTAGTGTAAAATTTAGGCTTTTCAGCGTTTATTTTGAAAGTCTTACAATGTCTTCACAAGAGCCaccgaaaaagaaatccaaacgagaTAACGGACCATTTTGCTTGTACAGCGAATGCACATGCATGGATGTCGtgtattttgtgccagtatgcTTCCAGCGCGAGCACtgtggaaaaacacaagacttacAATGGCTCTGAACCATAAATGAaagtgtttctgcaagagcacatgcgcaatttttaaatatgtACCGCCCCAAGATACACTTGAaagtaccacatggaggaaataactagaatgctgttgtatatataacaattgctaccaattattaatcgagctgagtggacgaaagggttctgtcacgtatggtctaggggccgacatttctctccctccctgcctggcgacaggtatctgaaacttggttccaaaagcgacctccgggccgaaatctcggggagcatcgtttggtacgacgctctggcaccacgtccaaaggtactgttgctttcgtattttgttggcgcatgcgcagctaccctTGAACTGATGATCTTGAACTCAGTTCCTCTTGTTTTACATCACCCGTGAGAGAAAGCTAGGAGTTACGTTCTCGGCGGCGGTGTAATTATATCTGGGATTAGATTTGttaaaaaagattgaaaaggGAAACGCATCGCAGAATTCTCATTGTTTACTTTCAACCTTACGTAACGGGGGCCTTAGGCGAAAAGGGTCTCATGAAGGTCATGCAGGTCAGGTCCATACTTCACGCTGTATTAGTATCACAACAGACTGGTGTCCACTGATCGCTTTCTCTAGGTCCAGGAGTGAATCTAGTAATGTTCATCAGAAAGTCAGTCAAACGTGTCGGTATTATTGCCAACCACGCAAGTGCTTTGGCATCCAGACCAACGAGGTAGTGACTTTGAGGGTCACGTGACGTAAGCGCATGAATGACGCTGCTGACGACGTTGCCAGTATTTGGCGAGGATACACCATGAAGGAATTTCAACGAATTCAAACCTacgcaaaaggaaaaaaactggtttCAAAAACAGACAAACCCGTGAAAGGCAGCATATCACGACAAGAGTTAACAGAAAGTAAGGTGATCACAATGCACCTTTCTGTAGCCCTTCCTGGCCGTATTCCTGCTTCAATTCGTCACTGAGCTGGTTCCATTGTGATTCCCACTGTTTCGCCAAAATATCCCCACTAAGTAGCTTGGTCCTATGAGCACCAGCTTCGATGATACTCACACGTACCCCCCACGGGAACATCTCACGCCGAAGAGCATCAGAAAAAGCCGCGacaccatatttggagatagAATAGGCGGGTAGATATGGCATAACAATTCGACCTGCGGGGAAAGATTTCAGAtcatttttctcttattttcaaattttaatccGTGCCACAAAACACTCTTGTAGTTTACATCAGGTGACTAAATCAACGATGGCAGGACAAGAGCGAGAACGCCACCATGTGTTCTTTTCAAGATCGCTCGGATCATAGTAAGTGAGCAACTTTATTTCTGTGTCAGAAATGAAAGCAGCCGAAAGAATGAATCCTTCTACTAATAGGGGcataaaaaatgtaaaaaaaataaaagatatttttaaaatggtggaTCAAAGGAACTAATAAATCTTTTGGATTCGTCGGTTCCTTCGATATTCCTTGATCCGAGCGATCTTGGATCGTTGATCAGATCATCCCAAAGGAATGCACCCTAAAGCTTCCTTAAAACATCGGGTCTACAGACCCCGCGCGCGCGTGCTACATTCAAGTACTCTTATACCCTGCAAGTGCCACCTGCAGCTAAGTTCATTGTTATGATCAACTCTGCAAATTAAACgaaaacgtgaaatttttaaataagaGATTGAAGGTTGCATCgccagtacaaaaataaaatactaaTATGGGACAATAATAACACTTATGACAGCATTaagttgtattttcaaatgatgCTTTCATTACCGTTGTAACTTAAGTTACAGCTTACCTAAGATACTGCCCATATTGATCACCCTTCCGCGCGCTTTCTTCACAAGTGGTAGAAAGGTTTGTGTTACTAGTATGGTACCCCAGAGATTAACATCCGCGATACCCTTAAAACTTTCCAATGATTGCCAATCGACTATTCCCACCTCCAATTTACCAGCGTTGTTTATGAGTCCCCACAATCCTACGGACGTAAATTAATCATCCAGAAACTTAGGATGAAGCGTAAATTAATACTATGTGACAAGCAGGGTTGCAGTCACAGCGGTCGCGTTACAGGATGCGTTACAGAATACGAAAGAAACCTGGAGAATGCGTTACATCTTTAAACGTTACAAATACATTCATTTGCAgccttgaatttttcaggcttccctacgcaattgctaaaattgcgttcataactgtgaggatcatagcttcacttggtttcatatccgcagttcaatgaATGATTCATTTCACATATCATTGATA contains:
- the LOC141874136 gene encoding short-chain dehydrogenase/reductase family 9C member 7-like, encoding MGASEAILFTGFLSGIFYFLWKLFSFFRRGENRIRDLSGKYVLITGCGSGFGKEITQRLDHLGFRVLATCRTQEGVESVRQVCSEKIKTYVMDVTDKINVQEVFEKIEKEILGAEGLWGLINNAGKLEVGIVDWQSLESFKGIADVNLWGTILVTQTFLPLVKKARGRVINMGSILGRIVMPYLPAYSISKYGVAAFSDALRREMFPWGVRVSIIEAGAHRTKLLSGDILAKQWESQWNQLSDELKQEYGQEGLQKGLNSLKFLHGVSSPNTGNVVSSVIHALTSRDPQSHYLVGLDAKALAWLAIIPTRLTDFLMNITRFTPGPRESDQWTPVCCDTNTA